The proteins below are encoded in one region of Hordeum vulgare subsp. vulgare chromosome 3H, MorexV3_pseudomolecules_assembly, whole genome shotgun sequence:
- the LOC123441204 gene encoding uncharacterized protein LOC123441204 produces MAPAKRRGGRGRSKTVVRRIKHEDARHVCFSKRRQGFFSKASDLAVLTGAHVAAVAFAPGGTAFSFGHPSVDSVVERFLTGDGPREDAVSDDQKKKLEKLHQVFNNLRAELAEVKKRAELKEEAMAKERAAGDQIAAWVDPNVIDMGDEDMAAFFDVLIQVKDIVSERANQVLLEAWHVGVSCTAPPLPPIPMLFGGSTFELGSSSNAAGMEAQFLVPPPPLPQGQAFVAGMDMQQIVMAALPPPPQGQEFEAGMDMQQIVMAALPPPQELASGSGMDMQQQVVMELPPLPAQVVAAGIDMQEMPPPPEFAAGMDMEQMLMPGFDDEMGMEIHQLLMAMPSSPEIPAGLDTDPLLGSPFPYWEDEIQTRVHPFE; encoded by the coding sequence ATGGCGCCGGCCAAGCGGAGGGGTGGCAGAGGCCGGTCGAAGACCGTCGTCCGCCGGATCAAACATGAGGATGCCCGGCACGTCTGCTTCTCCAAGCGCCGCCAGGGCTTCTTCAGCAAGGCCAGCGATCTGGCGGTCCTCACCGGCGCccacgtcgccgccgtcgccttcGCGCCCGGCGGCAcggccttctccttcggccaccccTCCGTCGACTCCGTCGTGGAACGCTTTCTGACGGGGGATGGCCCGAGGGAGGATGccgtttccgatgaccaaaagaaGAAGCTGGAGAAGCTGCACCAGGTGTTCAACAACCTGCGCGCGGAGCTGGCGGAGGTGAAGAAGCGGGCGGAGCTCAAGGAGGAGGCCATGGCGAAGGAGCGCGCCGCGGGTGACCAGATTGCCGCCTGGGTCGACCCCAACGTCATCGACATGGGGGACGAGGACATGGCGGCCTTCTTTGACGTGCTCATCCAGGTGAAGGACATCGTCTCCGAACGCGCCAACCAGGTTCTCCTCGAGGCGTGGCACGTCGGTGTGAGCTGCACGGCCCCGCCGCTGCCGCCCATCCCCATGCTCTTCGGTGGCAGCACCTTTGAGTTGGGTAGCAGCAGCAACGCCGCCGGGATGGAGGCCCAGTTCCTGGTCCCTCCGCCTCCTCTGCCACAGGGGCAGGCGTTCGTGGCCGGGATGGATATGCAGCAGATAGTGATGGCCGCGTTGCCTCCGCCGCCACAGGGGCAGGAGTTCGAGGCCGGGATGGATATGCAGCAGATAGTGATGGCCGCGTTGCCTCCGCCTCAGGAGTTGGCCTCCGGGTCCGGGATGGATATGCAGCAGCAGGTGGTGATGGAGCTGCCTCCACTTCCAGCCCAGGTGGTAGCCGCCGGGATTGATATGCAGGAGATGCCACCGCCGCCCGAGTTCGCCGCCGGGATGGATATGGAGCAGATGCTGATGCCGGGGTTCGACGACGAGATGGGGATGGAGATACATCAGTTGCTTATGGCGATGCCTTCGTCACCGGAGATCCCTGCCGGGCTGGACACGGACCCCCTGTTGGGCTCCCCGTTCCCGTACTGGGAGGATGAGATCCAAACCCGTGTCCATCCATTCGAGTGA